In methanogenic archaeon ISO4-H5, the following are encoded in one genomic region:
- a CDS encoding transmembrane protein: MVAAIIAIVASASVGAAFAYSSVTNSENNSLSSDAYLVATDSHGDTSFQISPVRYMRAGTGVYLPEFEGSTIEGQLEAKSPSGSSQMRMWVTMLDPMSWTVIQRITLTVDYDDDTKKVERTCFDWNNVIPQTGAATDVISLGDGTHTFKISVTYRSTVSSDPNTYSQVLNSGIVFVQGTDANDPLTPPSP; this comes from the coding sequence ATGGTTGCGGCCATCATCGCCATCGTGGCATCCGCCTCAGTAGGGGCCGCGTTCGCATACTCCTCCGTCACCAACAGCGAGAACAACAGCCTGAGCAGCGATGCCTACCTGGTGGCCACGGACAGCCATGGCGACACCTCCTTCCAAATCTCACCGGTCCGGTACATGAGGGCCGGAACGGGGGTCTACCTCCCAGAGTTCGAGGGTTCCACGATCGAAGGGCAGCTGGAAGCTAAGAGTCCATCTGGATCCTCTCAGATGAGAATGTGGGTCACGATGCTGGACCCCATGTCATGGACCGTCATCCAGAGGATCACCCTGACGGTAGATTACGACGATGATACCAAGAAGGTCGAGAGGACCTGCTTCGACTGGAACAACGTGATCCCCCAAACGGGAGCGGCGACCGATGTCATCTCCCTCGGGGACGGTACCCACACCTTCAAGATCTCGGTCACCTACAGAAGTACCGTGTCATCCGACCCGAACACTTACTCCCAGGTCCTCAACTCCGGTATCGTGTTCGTACAGGGGACCGATGCCAACGATCCCCTGACTCCGCCGTCACCCTGA
- a CDS encoding xanthine/uracil permease family protein, with product MAGFAERIDRYFGISERGSSFSTELKGGLITFLSMSYILAVNPLILSPSASGYSFDEIFTATALAAVISCLLMGLYARFPVALAPGMGLNAFLSYTICQSMGFTFEQGLMIVFLSGVIFFLVTVTGLRKNMLESIPSSLKIAISAGIGFFIALLNLYNTGLLVHGDGTALKIGDFSDPGVLLALFCIITTLNFWYHKKWYAIPLSMAITWIIGVALFYAGVTSDVGTIPRGDSISAITIPDLGLFGKVFTGFDMIPSGMMAAFVGALVSMFIVDMFDTTGTLLTVTRETNLSEGKSDAEFLHRPMIADASASLCGAVCGTSTTTSYIESFTGIETGARTGLMAVFVALLFAVALVFSGIFSTLTSACTAGALCLVGLLMMKNIKDIEWADPVTSIASLITVFMMGLAGSITEGIALGFLAYTIGSAVVGRGREVSRTMWVLAVIFMLYFAINALLY from the coding sequence ATGGCAGGATTTGCCGAGCGTATAGACAGATACTTCGGGATAAGCGAGAGAGGTTCCTCTTTCTCCACAGAACTCAAGGGAGGACTCATTACATTCCTTTCGATGTCCTATATCCTGGCGGTCAATCCGCTCATCCTGTCTCCGTCGGCTTCCGGATATTCCTTCGACGAGATCTTCACCGCGACCGCTCTCGCTGCGGTCATCTCATGTCTGCTGATGGGCCTCTATGCCCGTTTCCCGGTAGCCCTCGCACCGGGAATGGGACTGAACGCATTCCTATCGTACACGATATGCCAGAGCATGGGATTCACCTTCGAACAGGGTCTGATGATTGTGTTCCTGTCAGGTGTCATCTTCTTCCTTGTGACGGTGACCGGGCTGAGGAAGAACATGCTAGAATCCATCCCTTCCTCGCTGAAGATCGCCATCTCGGCAGGTATCGGATTCTTCATCGCATTACTGAACCTGTACAACACAGGCCTTCTCGTGCACGGCGACGGCACCGCTCTGAAAATCGGCGATTTCAGCGACCCCGGTGTCCTTCTCGCCCTTTTCTGTATAATCACCACCCTCAACTTCTGGTATCACAAGAAATGGTACGCCATCCCCCTGAGCATGGCAATCACCTGGATTATCGGTGTAGCGCTGTTCTATGCCGGTGTAACCTCTGATGTCGGGACCATACCCAGAGGTGACAGCATTTCCGCCATCACAATTCCAGATCTGGGTCTTTTCGGTAAGGTGTTCACCGGGTTCGATATGATTCCCTCGGGAATGATGGCCGCCTTCGTCGGTGCACTGGTCTCCATGTTCATCGTCGACATGTTCGATACCACCGGGACCCTTCTGACGGTAACCAGAGAAACCAACCTGTCCGAAGGCAAGTCCGATGCGGAGTTCCTCCACCGTCCCATGATTGCGGATGCAAGTGCATCTCTGTGCGGAGCGGTCTGCGGTACCAGCACTACCACTTCGTACATCGAATCGTTCACTGGTATAGAAACCGGAGCAAGGACCGGACTCATGGCGGTCTTCGTGGCACTTCTCTTCGCAGTCGCCCTGGTTTTCTCGGGGATATTCTCCACCCTCACCTCGGCCTGTACCGCCGGAGCGCTGTGCCTCGTCGGTCTGCTGATGATGAAGAACATCAAAGACATCGAATGGGCCGACCCCGTCACCAGCATAGCATCTCTTATCACTGTATTCATGATGGGGCTCGCCGGCTCCATCACGGAAGGTATCGCCCTTGGATTCCTAGCATATACAATCGGTTCGGCCGTTGTGGGAAGGGGCAGGGAGGTCAGCAGGACCATGTGGGTCCTGGCAGTGATCTTCATGCTGTATTTCGCCATCAACGCCTTACTGTACTGA
- a CDS encoding acetyltransferase — MDIREYRKHLEDCGRVDAGSEAHLFMNESAQRALSLTSVINSTYHEPEELRRLFSELIGQPDLEGFGLFPPFHTDFGLNITVGKNVFINSGCTFQDQGGITIGDGALIGHQVSIATINHAMEPEDRGSMTFHPVIIGKNVWIGDHATILPGVTVGDGAIIAAGAVVTKDVPPRAIVAGVPAKVIRTV; from the coding sequence ATGGATATCAGGGAATACAGAAAGCATCTTGAAGACTGCGGCCGCGTGGATGCCGGTTCCGAGGCGCATCTTTTCATGAACGAGAGTGCGCAGCGTGCGCTGAGTCTGACTTCCGTGATCAATTCAACCTATCATGAACCCGAAGAACTCCGCAGGCTGTTCTCCGAACTCATCGGTCAGCCTGATTTGGAAGGATTCGGTCTGTTCCCGCCGTTCCACACAGATTTCGGACTCAACATAACCGTGGGGAAGAACGTCTTCATCAACAGCGGATGCACCTTCCAGGACCAGGGCGGCATCACCATCGGCGACGGGGCATTGATCGGACACCAGGTATCCATTGCCACCATCAATCATGCGATGGAACCCGAGGACAGAGGTTCCATGACCTTCCACCCAGTCATAATCGGTAAGAATGTGTGGATCGGGGACCATGCCACCATCCTGCCTGGTGTGACCGTAGGCGACGGAGCAATCATAGCCGCCGGTGCGGTGGTCACCAAGGATGTCCCTCCTAGGGCAATCGTCGCAGGCGTTCCTGCGAAAGTCATCCGTACCGTTTAA
- a CDS encoding anthranilate phosphoribosyltransferase TrpD1 has protein sequence MIKEAISKIVDKQDLTYDEAYSVIDEILSGKTTVAQNAAFLAALSTKGTKSETEAEIEGCAAAMRARAVPFDHPYKVLDIGGTGGDRSGTFNVSTTSAFVTAAAGVKVAKHGNRLVSSACGSADVLEALGANIEQSPDTAAALLDDPGMCFLYVPKYHPSLSHLGDISGELGIRTVFNILGPMTNPAKPAYQLFGVYNELLVMPVAHVLSRLGVQKGMVVYGQDRIDEISCSAPSTICDFEGDDFDVYTVTPEDFGIPRCNKSDVSGGSPQDNARITLDILKGRKSPRYNMTVLNAGAGIYAGKKARDIKDGVELADKLIADGKAMEVFEAFKNGSSA, from the coding sequence ATGATAAAGGAAGCCATCAGCAAGATCGTGGACAAGCAGGACCTCACCTATGATGAGGCGTACAGCGTCATCGACGAAATCCTCTCCGGGAAGACCACCGTCGCCCAGAATGCCGCTTTTCTTGCAGCCCTCTCCACCAAAGGTACCAAATCCGAGACCGAGGCGGAGATCGAGGGCTGTGCCGCGGCGATGAGGGCTCGCGCCGTTCCGTTCGACCACCCTTACAAAGTACTGGACATCGGAGGTACCGGCGGAGACCGCTCCGGTACCTTCAACGTATCCACTACCTCGGCATTCGTCACCGCAGCGGCAGGAGTCAAGGTTGCCAAACACGGCAACCGTTTGGTATCCTCAGCTTGCGGTTCCGCGGATGTGCTCGAGGCGCTGGGAGCGAACATCGAACAGTCGCCTGATACGGCTGCCGCTCTGCTCGATGACCCAGGCATGTGTTTCCTTTATGTTCCTAAGTACCATCCGTCCCTCTCCCATCTCGGAGATATCAGCGGGGAACTGGGCATCAGGACCGTGTTCAACATCCTCGGTCCCATGACCAATCCGGCCAAGCCTGCCTATCAGCTGTTCGGCGTCTACAACGAGCTGCTCGTGATGCCCGTAGCTCATGTATTATCACGTCTCGGTGTGCAGAAAGGAATGGTCGTCTACGGTCAGGACCGCATCGACGAGATATCCTGCAGCGCTCCTTCCACCATCTGCGATTTCGAAGGAGATGACTTCGACGTATACACCGTCACACCCGAGGATTTCGGCATACCCAGATGCAACAAATCAGACGTATCCGGAGGCTCTCCTCAGGACAATGCGAGGATTACCCTAGACATCCTCAAAGGAAGGAAATCCCCTCGTTACAATATGACCGTCCTCAATGCCGGTGCAGGCATCTATGCCGGTAAGAAGGCAAGGGACATCAAGGACGGAGTTGAACTGGCAGACAAGCTCATCGCCGACGGAAAGGCGATGGAGGTCTTCGAGGCATTTAAGAACGGTTCTTCCGCCTGA
- a CDS encoding indolepyruvate ferredoxin oxidoreductase beta subunit IorB — MKYSVQIVGVGGQGVLLASMVLGNAAMKAGHNVMMSEVHGMAQRGGSVRSTLRFGDEVYSPLEETGGADLIMSFEPVETVRATSLGSRDSAVIMNLDPVLPGNVAAGFESYPDIDELVKEVRKENDHVITIEATKIAIEAGKAVAANAVMIGAVAAVKGFPLDRELLKEVLLETVPPKAKDLNAKAFDMGYEAMSKQ; from the coding sequence GTGAAGTACTCCGTCCAGATAGTCGGAGTCGGAGGACAGGGTGTCCTCCTCGCCTCCATGGTCCTCGGCAACGCCGCCATGAAGGCCGGACACAACGTCATGATGAGCGAGGTCCACGGTATGGCCCAGAGGGGAGGCAGCGTCCGCTCCACCCTCAGGTTCGGGGACGAGGTCTACAGCCCTCTGGAAGAGACCGGAGGAGCAGATCTCATCATGTCCTTCGAGCCCGTCGAGACCGTTAGGGCCACGTCCCTGGGAAGCAGGGATTCCGCTGTCATTATGAATCTGGATCCCGTCCTGCCCGGAAACGTCGCAGCGGGATTCGAATCCTATCCGGATATCGATGAACTCGTGAAGGAGGTTAGGAAGGAGAACGACCACGTCATCACCATCGAGGCGACCAAGATTGCGATTGAAGCAGGAAAGGCCGTTGCTGCCAACGCAGTAATGATCGGTGCCGTGGCCGCCGTCAAGGGATTCCCCCTTGACAGGGAGCTCCTCAAGGAGGTCCTTCTCGAGACCGTACCTCCGAAGGCCAAGGACCTTAATGCCAAGGCCTTCGACATGGGTTACGAGGCGATGTCGAAGCAGTGA